The Lycium ferocissimum isolate CSIRO_LF1 chromosome 1, AGI_CSIRO_Lferr_CH_V1, whole genome shotgun sequence genome includes a region encoding these proteins:
- the LOC132066220 gene encoding uncharacterized protein LOC132066220: MVMVFITSEVHVYLNNVYEFSTMDKKVIGYAHQTSLNNCQDVAKDSEVSIKMIFKNTSQMRNEYLKNKQAQWRTEIYKGVLPNCQVLLLLNMQANQRIIDGVATQLEVPSEPVISNVANYSDVVVPLALDVAVRSGKKQPGHVISSARFGAGLTWASAIFRWGSMFWLNRDTNCSEPV, encoded by the exons aTGGTGATGGTATTTATCACTTCAGAGGTACATGTTTACTTGAACAATGTTTATGA ATTTTCTACCATGGATAAAAAAGTTATAGGTTATGCACATCAAACTTCTCTAAATAATTGTCAAG ATGTTGCTAAAGATTCTGAAGTTTCCATAAAGATGATATTCAAAAATACTTCACAAATGCGTaatgaatatttgaaaaataaacaagcACAATGGAGAACCGAAATATATAAAGGAGTTTTACCAAATTGTCAAG TCTTACTTCTACTCAATATGCAGGCAAACCAAAGGATTATAGATGGTGTAGCAACACAGTTAGAGGTGCCATCGGAGCCGGTGATATCAAATGTGGCAAATTATTCAGATGTAGTTGTTCCCTTGGCATTGGATGTAGCTGTTCGGAGTGGAAAGAAGCAGCCAggccatgtcatttcttctgcTAGATTTGGAGCTGGCCTTACATGGGCTTCTGCAATATTCAGATGGGGATCAATGTTTTGGCTGA ATAGGGACACAAATTGTAGTGAACCGGTTTGA